The following coding sequences lie in one Takifugu flavidus isolate HTHZ2018 chromosome 4, ASM371156v2, whole genome shotgun sequence genomic window:
- the LOC130523987 gene encoding sodium channel protein type 8 subunit alpha-like isoform X1: protein MAAPLFAPPGPDSFKKFTPESLANIERRIEEEKNKKPPKPRSDSSHRDTSDENEEKPNSDLEAGKSLPFIYGDAPSGMLATPLEDLDPYYMNKKTFIVLNRQKTIFRFSATPSLYILSPFNLLRRIAIKILIHSLFSMIIMCTILTNCIFMTFSDPPEWSKQVEYTFTGIYTFESLTKIVARGFAIDDFTFLRDAWNWLDFMVISMAYITEFVNLGNVSALRTFRVLRALKTISVIPGLKTIVGALIQSVKKLSDVMILTVFCLSVFALIGLQLFMGNLRNKCVIWPVNMTKDFDFGEYIMNDSNFYVLHGESDALLCGNSSDAGNCPEGFVCMKAGRNPNYGYTSFDSFGWAFLTLFRLMTQDYWEGLYMQTLRAAGKTYMIFFVLVIFVGSFYLVNLILAVVAMAYEEQNQATIEEAQQKEAEFKAMLEQLKRQQEETQAAAMATSAGTVSEAALEHEGGGHLSRSSSEVSKLSSKSAKERRNRKKKWRQKEQEKEKGDSEKVVKSESDDGSKKSTLCFPGNRLGRKASIMNQSLLSIPGSPFMSRHNSRSSIFSFKGRSKDMGSENEFADDEHSTVEESEDRRGSLFIPYRRNSYSGYSQGSSRIHPLAPHPGGKRNSTVDCNGVVSLIGPGPGRRLLPEVKIDKAASDDSNTDVEIKKKHSGSLMVSVDQLSSFRGKERANSQMSVVTNTLIEELEESQRKCPPCWYKFANTFLIWECFPAWLKIKHIVYLIVMDPFVDLAITICIVLNTLFMAMEHYPMTPHFQDVLSTGNLVFTGIFAGEMFAKLIAMDPYYYFQEGWNCFDGFIVTLSLVELGLADVEGLSVLRSFRLLRVFKLAKSWPTLNMLIKIIGNSVGALGNLTLVLAIIVFIFAVVGMQLFGKNYKDCVCKIAPSCELPRWHMHDFFHSFLIVFRVLCGEWIETMWDCMEVAGQTMCLTVFMMVMVIGNLVVLNLFLALLLSSFSADNLAATDDDGEPNNLQLAVTRIKFGIGWFKAHMRILVAAILKKQPVEDEQKPLDEYGKKLNCIANHTVDINRELDYAKNGNGTTSGIGSSVGKYMIDEDFMSFIHNPNLTVCVPIAVGESDLENLNTEDFSSESDVENSKDLDDTSSSEGSTIDIKPDVEEVAVVEVVEEYLDPDPCWTDECVAKYKCCDVPITHGWGKHWWFLRKTCYLIVEHNWFETLIIFMILLSSGALAFEDVYIEQRKTVRIILEYADRVFTYIFILEMLLKWVAYGFVKYFTNAWCWLDFFIVDVSIVSLVANALGFSDLGPIKSLRTLRALRPLRALSRFEGMRVVVNALVGAIPSIMNVLLVCLIFWLIFSIMGVNLFAGKYYYCFNETAEEMFLPHEVNNKSECLALIKANYSEVRWKNVKVNFDNVGTGYLALLQVATFKGWMDIMYAAIDSRKVEDQPIYEDNLYMYIYFVIFIIFGSFFTLNLFIGVIIDNFNQQKKKFGGQDIFMTEEQKKYYNAMKKLGSKKPQKPIPRPQNKIQGMVFDFVTQQVFDISIMILICLNMVTMMVETDDQSPETEEVLYWVNFVFIVVFTGEFLLKLFALRHYYFTNGWNIFDVVVVILSIVGMFLADLIEKYFVSPTLFRVIRLARIGRILRLIKGAKGIRTLLFALMMSLPALFNIGLLLFLVMFIFSIFGMSNFGYVKHDVLIDDLYNFETFGNSMIILFMMTTSAGWDGLLLPILNYPPDCDPLLENAGTPNTGDCGNPSVGIFFFVMYIIISFLIVVNMYIAIILENFSVATEESADPLSEDDFETFYEIWEKFDPDASQFITYAKLSDFADALEHPLRVPKPNTIELITMDMPMVSDDRIHCLDILFAFTKRVLGDSGELDMLRQQMEERFVAANPSKVSYEPITTTLRRKQEDVSARIIQRAYRVHLARRGFVCKRKPTNNAVENGGNNQEEEKEGTPSTASLPSYDSVTKPDKERQDDNDEGKGGRKEKGRNHKDIRESKC, encoded by the exons CCGCGCCCCTTTTTGCACCTCCAGGACCTGACAGCTTCAAGAAATTCACCCCGGAGTCTCTTGCTAACATCGAGAGGCGCATCGAGGAAGAGAAGAACAAGAAACCTCCCAAGCCCAGATCGGACAGTAGTCACCGTGACACCTCTGACGAGAATGAAGAGAAGCCCAACAGTGACCTGGAGGCCGGGAAGAGCCTACCCTTCATCTATGGAGACGCTCCTTCGGGGATGCTCGCCACACCGCTGGAGGATCTGGATCCGTACTACATGAACAAGAAA ACATTTATAGTcctaaacagacagaaaacaatctTCCGCTTCAGTGCCACGCCCTCCTTGTACATCTTAAGTCCTTTTAATCTACTTAGGCGAATAGCTATTAAGATTTTGATACATTC GTTGTTCAGCATGATCATCATGTGTACGATTTTGACCAACTGTATATTCATGACATTCAGCGACCCGCCAGAGTGGTCCAAACAAGTAGA GTACACCTTCACGGGTATCTATACGTTTGAATCCCTCACTAAAATTGTGGCCCGAGGCTTCGCCATAGATGACTTCACCTTCCTCAGAGATGCGTGGAACTGGCTGGATTTCATGGTCATCTCAATGGC GTATATAACAGAGTTTGTAAACCTAGGCAATGTGTCAGCTCTGCGTACGTTCAGGGTTCTGAGGGCTTTGAAAACAATATCAGTTATCCCAG GCCTGAAGACCATCGTGGGCGCCCTGATCCAGTCTGTGAAGAAGCTGTCGGATGTAATGATTCTGACCGTCTTCTGTCTTAGCGTCTTTGCACTCATTGGGCTGCAGCTGTTCATGGGGAACCTGCGGAACAAGTGCGTAATCTGGCCGGTCAACATGACCAAGGACTTTGACTTTGGAGAATACATCATGAATGATA GTAATTTCTATGTCCTTCATGGTGAGTCAGATGCGCTACTGTGTGGCAATAGTTCTGATGCAGG AAATTGTCCAGAAGGCTTCGTGTGTATGAAAGCTGGACGGAACCCCAACTATGGTTACACCAGCTTTGACAGCTTTGGGTGGGCTTTCCTTACCTTGTTCCGCCTCATGACTCAGGACTACTGGGAGGGTCTTTACATGCAG ACTTTGCGAGCTGCAGGGAAGACCTACATGATCTTCTTTGTCCTGGTTATCTTTGTGGGCTCCTTCTACCTGGTCAATCTCATTTTGGCTGTGGTTGCCATGGCTTACGAGGAGCAGAATCAGGCAACCATCGAGGAGGCgcagcagaaagaggctgaaTTCAAAGCCATGCTGGAGCAACtaaagaggcagcaggaggagacgcaG gctgctgccatggcaacatctGCGGGCACCGTATCAGAGGCTGCATTAGAacatgagggaggggggcacttGTCCCGCAGCTCCTCTGAGGTCTCCAAGTTGAGCTCGAAGAGTGCCAAAGAACGGCGCAATCGGAAGAAAAAGTGGCGCCAAaaagagcaggagaaggagaaaggagacAGCGAGAAGGTTGTTAAGTCTGAGTCGGACGATGGCAGCAAGAAAAGCACCCTTTGTTTCCCAGGAAACCGTTTGGGGAGGAAGGCCTCCATCATGAATCAG TCGCTCCTCAGCATCCCCGGCTCTCCTTTCATGTCTCGCCACAACAGCCGGAGCAGCATCTTCAGCTTTAAAGGCCGATCAAAGGACATGGGCTCAGAAAATGAATTTGCAGATGATGAGCACAGTACggtggaggagagcgaggaccGCCGAGGCTCTCTGTTCATCCCGTACCGCCGCAACAGCTACAGCGGCTACAGCCAAGGCTCGTCACGCATCCACCCACTGGCGCCCCaccctggagggaagaggaacagCACAGTGGACTGCAACGGCGTGGTGTCGCTCATTGGCCCTGGGCCTGGCAGACGGCTTTTGCCTGAGGTGAAAATTGATAAGGCAGCCAGTGATGACAGT AACACTGATGTGGAGATAAAGAAGAAGCACTCTGGCTCCCTCATGGTGTCAGTGGATCAGCTCAGCTCTTTCAGGGGAAAGGAACGTGCCAACAGTCAGATGAGCGTAGTCACCAACACACTAATTGAGG AGTTGGAGGAATCTCAGAGGAAGTGCCCTCCTTGTTGGTATAAGTTCGCCAACACCTTCCTCATCTGGGAGTGTTTTCCAGCTTGGCTGAAAATCAAGCATATCGTATATTTGATCGTCATGGACCCTTTTGTTGACCTGGCTATCACCATCTGTATTGTCCTAAACACTCTTTTCATGGCCATGGAGCACTACCCAATGACTCCCCATTTCCAAGATGTTTTATCGACTGGTAACCTG GTTTTCACAGGCATCTTCGCTGGGGAGATGTTTGCCAAACTGATCGCCATGGATCCATACTACTACTTCCAGGAAGGATGGAACTGTTTTGACGGCTTCATTGTGACACTGAGTTTAGTTGAGTTGGGACTGGCTGATGTGGAGGGTCTGTCTGTGCTCAGGTCATTCCGATTG TTACGAGTGTTCAAACTGGCCAAATCTTGGCCGACTCTAAACATGCTGATCAAGATCATCGGTAACTCCGTGGGGGCTCTGGGTAATCTGACCCTGGTGTTGGCCATCATCGTGTTCATCTTTGCCGTGGTGGGCATGCAGCTGTTTGGCAAGAACTACAAGGACTGCGTGTGTAAGATAGCCCCGTCCTGCGAACTGCCTCGCTGGCATATGCACGACTTCTTCCACTCCTTCCTGATCGTGTTCAGAGTTTTGTGTGGGGAGTGGATTGAAACCATGTGGGACTGCATGGAGGTGGCAGGACAGACCATGTGTCTGACTGTCTTCATGATGGTCATGGTCATTGGAAACTTGGTG GTGCTGAACCTGTTCCTGGCCTTGCTACTGAGCTCATTCAGCGCAGACAATCTGGCTGCAACAGACGATGACGGCGAGCCCAACAATCTCCAGCTCGCAGTGACGCGGATCAAGTTTGGAATCGGCTGGTTTAAGGCTCACATGCGGATCCTTGTAGCCGCAATCCTCAAAAAG CAGCCCGTGGAGGATGAACAGAAGCCTCTGGACGAGTATGGGAAGAAGCTCAACTGCATTGCAAACCACACTGTGGACATCAACCGCGAGCTGGACTACGCTAAAAACGGCAATGGCACCACCAGTGGCATTGGGAGCAGCGTGGGAAAGTACATGATTGATGAGGACTTCATGTCCTTCATCCACAATCCCAACCTCACCGTCTGTGTCCCCATTGCGGTTGGCGAGTCAGACCTGGAAAACCTTAACACGGAGGACTTCAGCAGCGAATCAGATGTGGAGAACAGCAAAGAC TTGGACGACACCAGCTCTTCTGAAGGCAGCACCATAGACATCAAGCCCgacgtggaggaggtggcagtGGTGGAGGTCGTGGAGGAGTACCTCGATCCTGATCCCTGCTGGACTGACG AATGTGTGGCCAAATACAAGTGCTGTGACGTTCCCATCACTCATGGTTGGGGGAAACACTGGTGGTTCCTGAGAAAGACCTGCTACCTGATCGTTGAACACAACTGGTTTGAAaccctcatcatcttcatgatTCTGCTCAGCAGCGGAGCCTTG GCCTTTGAGGATGTGTACATCGAGCAGAGGAAAACCGTGCGCATCATTCTCGAGTACGCAGACCGAGTTTTCACCTACATCTTCATCCTGGAAATGCTGCTGAAGTGGGTGGCCTACGGCTTTGTCAAGTACTTCACTAACGCCTGGTGTTGGTTGGACTTCTTCATTGTGGAT GTGTCTATAGTCAGCCTTGTAGCTAACGCATTGGGCTTCTCCGATCTAGGCCCGATTAAATCACTCAGGACACTCAGGGCCTTGAGACCCCTCAGGGCCCTGTCTCGTTTTGAAGGGATGAGG GTGGTGGTGAACGCCCTGGTCGGCGCCATTCCCTCCATCATGAACGTGCTGTTGGTGTGTCTCATCTTCTGGCTCATCTTCAGCATCATGGGTGTCAACCTGTTTGCCGGGAAGTATTACTACTGCTTCAACGAGACGGCCGAGGAAATGTTCCTCCCCCATGAAGTCAACAACAAATCGGAGTGTCTGGCGCTCATCAAGGCCAACTACTCTGAGGTCAGGTGGAAGAATGTCAAGGTCAACTTTGACAATGTGGGCACGGGTTACCTGGCGCTTTTGCAAGTG GCAACATTCAAAGGCTGGATGGACATTATGTACGCAGCTATAGATTCCAGAAAG GTGGAGGACCAGCCTATCTACGAGGACAACTTATACATGTACATCTATtttgtcatcttcatcatctttggCTCGTTCTTCACCCTAAATCTCTTCATTGGTGTCATCATCGATAACTTCAatcaacagaagaaaaag TTTGGAGGTCAGGACATCTTCAtgacagaagagcagaagaaatACTACAATGCTATGAAGAAACTGGGGTCAAAAAAGCCGCAAAAACCAATTCCCCGGCCTCAG AACAAGATCCAAGGGATGGTGTTTGATTTTGTGACACAGCAAGTCTTCGATATCTCCATCATGATACTCATCTGCCTCAACATGGTCACCATGATGGTGGAGACCGACGACCAGTCACCTGAAACAGAGGAGGTGCTTTACTGGGTCAACTTTGTATTCATTGTGGTCTTCACTGGTGAATTTTTGCTGAAGCTGTTTGCGCTGCGTCACTACTACTTCACCAATGGCTGGAACATCTTCGACGTGGTGGTGGTCATCCTTTCAATTGTGG gaATGTTTCTGGCAGACCTGATCGAGAAGTACTTTGTGTCACCAACCCTCTTCAGGGTGATTCGTCTGGCTCGCATCGGCAGGATCCTTCGTCTCATCAAGGGTGCTAAAGGAATCAGAACCCTGCTGTTTGCTTTGATGATGTCTCTGCCGGCCTTGTTCAACATCGGTCTCCTGCTTTTCCTGGTCATgttcattttttccatttttggaaTGTCGAACTTTGGCTACGTGAAACACGATGTATTAATCGACGACCTGTACAACTTTGAGACCTTCGGGAACAGCATGATCATTTTGTTTATGATGACCACGTCAGCTGGCTGGGACGGCCTGCTGCTGCCCATCCTAAACTACCCTCCGGACTGTGACCCCTTACTGGAGAATGCTGGAACCCCCAACACAGGAGACTGTGGCAACCCTTCTGTGGGCATCTTTTTTTTCGTAATGTACATCATCATTTCCTTCCTTATTGTGGTCAACATGTACATCGCCATCATCTTGGAGAACTTCAGCGTGGCCACAGAGGAGAGCGCCGACCCACTTAGTGAAGATGACTTTGAGACCTTTTATGAGATTTGGGAAAAGTTTGACCCGGACGCGTCCCAGTTCATCACATATGCCAAGCTTTCTGACTTTGCTGATGCACTGGAACACCCGCTCCGAGTCCCCAAGCCCAACACCATCGAACTGATCACCATGGACATGCCTATGGTGAGTGACGACCGCATCCACTGCCTGGATATCCTCTTCGCCTTCACTAAGCGCGTGCTGGGCGACAGCGGCGAGCTGGATATGTTGAGGCAGCAAATGGAAGAGCGTTTTGTGGCCGCCAATCCCTCCAAGGTCTCGTATGAGCCGATCACCACCACTCTGAGGCGTAAGCAGGAGGACGTGTCAGCCAGGATCATCCAGAGGGCCTACCGCGTCCACCTGGCGAGGCGGGGGTTTGTGTGTAAGCGCAAACCGACCAATAATGCAGTTGAGAATGGTGGGAACaatcaggaagaagaaaaggagggcaCCCCCTCCACTGCCTCCCTGCCCTCTTATGACAGTGTAACCAAACCGGACAAGGAGAGACAGGACGACAACGacgaagggaagggagggaggaaagagaaaggaCGGAACCACAAAGACATCAGGGAATCTAAATGTTAG